A stretch of the Enoplosus armatus isolate fEnoArm2 chromosome 13, fEnoArm2.hap1, whole genome shotgun sequence genome encodes the following:
- the LOC139295239 gene encoding early growth response protein 1-B-like produces MAATKAELFLSALQISDPLAGCPPPLSPLDGYSKLEELQMLLQNAAAGGSLLAAEAAGLLSGEPGEYGDSLSELPDLPSVPPLTPRLPPLAYSGRFTFEPSASISSGGAGLWAEPLLSLFTGLVSMAAPPPAAPSVTSSSLSQPGCGSVQISCGCGDVASVFSATPMYTTAAGSDLLLAPADPQPAFQPQGPPPAYPTSTSRHGLQPPSLVVPMLPDYLLPQQQPQDVELGLTQDQKPVLSQSLNPSQPPLTPLSTIKAFSSQIQTQPQGSASDPAYQAQLTKSSRIRKSPAGRQCKTSPHERPYVCPADGCDRRFSRSDELTRHVRVHTGQKPFQCRICMRSFSRSDHLTTHIRTHTGEKPFACNECGRKFARSDERKRHAKIHQRQRDRKIDRNSSSAPIPISKPPAYCSPPTSSPCSSYSSPAHSSSSPAASLFPSSSSFSSLGIQAASPCFTSSASLSHVYTSSPSPHLHSSCSSPMGSPQSELPSPHSSNIC; encoded by the exons ATGGCAGCGACCAAAGCGGAGCTGTTCTTGTCCGCCCTGCAGATCTCCGACCCCCTGGCCGGCTGCCCGCCGCCTCTCTCCCCGCTGGACGGTTATTCgaagctggaggagctgcagatgcTGCTGCAGAACGCCGCGGCGGGAGGCTCGCTGCTGGCAGCGGAGGCAGCCGGGCTGCTGAGCGGGGAGCCCGGGGAGTACGGAG actcTCTGTCGGAGCTCCCGGACCTGCCGAGTGTCCCCCCGCTCACCCCCCGCCTCCCCCCTCTGGCCTACAGCGGCCGCTTCACCTTCGAGCCATCGGCCTCCATCTCCAGTGGTGGCGCCGGCCTGTGGGCGGAGCCTCTCCTCAGCCTGTTCACGGGGTTGGTCAGCATGGCGGCTCCACCCCCTGCAGCCccatcagtgacatcatcatcgcTGTCCCAGCCGGGCTGCGGCTCGGTCCAGATCAGCTGTGGCTGCGGTGACGTCGCCTCAGTGTTCTCTGCGACGCCGATGTACACCACCGCCGCTGGCTCCGACCTCCTCCTCGCCCCCGCTGACCCCCAGCCGGCCTTTCAACCGCAGGGCCCCCCTCCCGCctaccccacctccacctccagacATGGCCTCCAGCCGCCCTCCCTAGTGGTGCCGATGCTCCCAGACTACCTCCtgccgcagcagcagccgcaggacGTCGAGCTCGGCCTGACCCAGGACCAGAAGCCAGTGCTGTCGCAGAGCCTGAACCCATCGCAGCCTCCGCTCACGCCTCTCTCCACCATCAAAGCCTTCTCCTCGCAGATCCAGACACAGCCTCAAGGCTCGGCCTCTGACCCCGCCTACCAGGCCCAGCTCACAAAGTCCAGCCGGATCAGGAAGTCCCCCGCAGGCCGGCAGTGCAAGACGTCTCCGCACGAGCGTCCGTACGTCTGCCCCGCTGACGGCTGCGACCGCCGTTTCTCCCGCTCCGATGAGCTAACGCGCCACGTGCGCGTGCACACGGGTCAGAAGCCGTTCCAGTGCCGCATATGCATGCGCAGCTTCAGCCGCAGCGACCACCTGACCACCCACATCCGCACGCACACCGGCGAGAAGCCGTTCGCCTGCAACGAGTGCGGACGCAAGTTCGCCCGCAGCGACGAGCGCAAGAGGCACGCCAAGATCCACCAAAGGCAGCGGGACCGGAAGATTGACAGGaactcctcctctgctcccatcCCCATCAGCAAGCCCCCCGCCTACTgctcccctcccacctcctccccctgctcctcctactcctccccCGCTCACAGCTCCTCTTCCCCCGCAGCCTCGCTCTTcccctcatcctcatccttctcctccctcgGCATTCAGGCCGCCTCCCCCTGCTTCACCTCCTCCGCGTCACTGTCACATGTCTACACCTCCTCGCCGTCCCCCCACCTCCactcctcctgttcctctccGATGGGGAGTCCTCAGTCGGAGCTCCCCTCTCCCCACAGCTCCAACATCTGCTGA